In Methanobacterium sp., a genomic segment contains:
- the uvrB gene encoding excinuclease ABC subunit UvrB: MRKFELVSNYKALGDQPKAIESLSDGINRGLNHQTLLGVTGSGKTFTMANVIKEVQKPTLVISHNKTLAAQLYEEFKELFPNNAVEYFVSYYDYYQPEAYVPQSDTYIDKESSINEEIDMMRHSTTQSLMSRDDVIVVSSVSCIYGIGAPEDYGNLVLQLEMGQQIEREEIISKLVEMQYERNDIDFSRGKFRVRGDVVEIFPAEGKTAIRVELFGDEVDGLSFIDHVRGNVTRQMDKIVVFPAKHFVTSPEKMNKALKKIEDELEDRLRVLEAENKLVEAQRLEQRTKFDLEMLKEMGYCQGIENYSMHISGRQWGETPYSLLRYFPDDYLTIIDESHVTVPQIRGMYAGDRARKDVLVDYGFRLPSARENRPLNFEEFQSLQNQVIYVSATPAQYELNLSKQVVEQIIRPTGLVDPEIMLYPVQGQVDHLLGQIRQKTEKNQRVLVTTLTKRMAEDLTDYYARAGVKVRYLHSEISTLERIDIIDDLRRGEFDCLVGVNLLREGLDLPEVGLVGILDADKEGFLRSQPALIQTIGRAARNVEGQVIIYADKITDSVRNAVDITNHRRELQIKYNQDHGITPRSTERTLKEKTKEKDVIMRDDVEKMPKDELRLLIKDLKEEMKKAASRLDFEEAAQIRDKILILEGV, encoded by the coding sequence ATGAGAAAATTTGAACTTGTATCAAATTATAAGGCATTAGGCGATCAGCCAAAGGCTATTGAATCTTTATCTGATGGAATAAACAGGGGACTGAATCATCAGACCCTTCTAGGAGTTACTGGTTCTGGTAAGACTTTCACCATGGCCAATGTAATCAAAGAAGTCCAGAAGCCAACCCTGGTAATATCCCACAATAAAACACTGGCTGCTCAACTCTACGAAGAGTTCAAAGAACTGTTCCCCAACAACGCCGTGGAATACTTCGTCAGTTACTACGATTATTATCAGCCAGAGGCCTACGTACCCCAAAGCGATACTTACATCGATAAAGAGTCATCTATTAATGAGGAAATTGATATGATGAGGCACAGTACCACCCAATCTCTCATGAGCAGGGACGATGTGATTGTGGTATCCAGTGTGTCTTGTATTTATGGTATCGGTGCCCCAGAAGACTACGGAAACCTAGTACTCCAACTGGAGATGGGTCAGCAGATAGAAAGGGAAGAAATAATCTCCAAACTGGTTGAAATGCAGTATGAAAGGAATGATATTGATTTCAGCCGGGGGAAATTCAGAGTAAGAGGAGATGTGGTTGAAATCTTCCCGGCCGAAGGAAAAACAGCAATCAGAGTGGAACTTTTCGGTGACGAAGTGGATGGCCTATCATTCATTGACCATGTAAGAGGCAATGTGACTCGCCAGATGGACAAAATAGTAGTTTTTCCAGCCAAACACTTTGTAACCTCACCCGAAAAAATGAACAAAGCCCTGAAAAAGATTGAAGATGAACTGGAAGACAGACTCCGCGTTTTGGAGGCTGAAAATAAACTGGTTGAAGCTCAACGTCTGGAACAGCGCACCAAGTTCGATCTGGAAATGTTAAAAGAAATGGGTTACTGTCAGGGAATTGAAAATTACAGTATGCATATCTCCGGCCGTCAGTGGGGAGAAACACCATACAGTTTACTGCGTTACTTCCCAGATGACTATTTAACCATCATCGATGAATCCCACGTGACTGTACCCCAGATCAGGGGGATGTACGCTGGTGACCGGGCACGTAAGGATGTTCTGGTTGATTATGGGTTCCGCCTGCCGTCTGCCCGTGAAAATAGACCTCTGAACTTTGAAGAGTTCCAAAGTCTCCAGAACCAGGTGATCTATGTCTCAGCCACCCCTGCTCAGTACGAGTTAAACCTATCAAAACAAGTGGTGGAGCAGATTATCCGACCCACTGGCCTGGTGGACCCTGAAATAATGTTGTACCCTGTCCAAGGCCAGGTTGATCATTTGCTGGGTCAGATACGGCAAAAAACTGAAAAAAATCAGAGGGTCCTGGTGACCACCCTAACTAAACGCATGGCCGAAGACCTTACTGATTACTATGCCCGGGCTGGTGTTAAGGTTCGTTACCTGCACTCGGAGATCAGCACCCTGGAAAGGATTGACATTATCGATGACCTGCGCAGAGGAGAATTCGACTGTTTGGTAGGAGTTAACCTACTCAGGGAAGGTTTAGACCTCCCAGAAGTGGGCCTGGTAGGCATATTGGATGCAGATAAGGAAGGATTTCTCCGCTCCCAACCAGCACTTATCCAGACCATTGGACGGGCTGCACGTAACGTGGAAGGCCAAGTGATTATTTACGCAGACAAAATAACTGACTCAGTTCGAAATGCAGTTGATATAACCAATCACCGCCGAGAATTGCAGATAAAATATAATCAAGATCACGGGATCACCCCCAGAAGTACAGAGCGGACGTTGAAAGAGAAAACTAAAGAAAAAGACGTTATTATGCGTGATGATGTTGAGAAAATGCCTAAAGATGAACTGCGTCTTCTGATAAAGGATTTGAAAGAGGAAATGAAAAAAGCAGCTTCCAGACTGGACTTTGAAGAGG